A genomic stretch from Hoplias malabaricus isolate fHopMal1 chromosome 4, fHopMal1.hap1, whole genome shotgun sequence includes:
- the LOC136694313 gene encoding zinc fingers and homeoboxes protein 2-like produces MSSRRKSFTPCMVCVSNVPMDSPVEMDILADEVLEDRPSSLQPSLDLHQVSVGEVESEDSPVEGLEVRMEEDKSLAPQKQQGRDYQCKYCSFSTQNLNEFKEHVYSIHPNVILNPLYLCAVCNFSTKKFDSLTEHNESQHPGECNFKFKQIKLDNQTILEQTIESEGDSVSLESKHLQDDDCFDFSPPYPSSTLNAGNCRPNVDGKEIFSNGNEVQNRLDNLLLKDQITAVNVNGTIIIPEPMILQGLSHVMPLLQRPPNLNSIPTIAVPLNSSKYNPLLDSNTTLIASFNKFPYPTHAELSWLTAASKHPEEQIKVWFTTQRLKQGITWSPEEVEEARKKMFNGCMPHADQTFTVLPTPVSESIATSQSVAPAVSCHVIRQSNLSMVTTANGSPSTCATVTVTTVNSMQNLKRSLGTPAMAQEVKRPMIPTNEPKDKLCMAPPPVPPLERLPMAPPPIPPDNKRSMPPPLIPPDMKRPIVAPYVMPKGKLPMVFPLVPPKDKITMAPPPLLPRDKLSMVPLLSTDLKRSMTPQRFRNQASIPSIIPKDKLSPLPTDLNLPLVPPLVTSAHLKRPTIIQTARAPHVAPPLVPTFSLESRPLEPTTEQKPPGSESRPSESQNGNGVPYGDGNNWFLDQSAPAHNGSQHFTSDFAPKERPKAVPNQFPLLERVKGKTAEQLKVLEESFQRNSFPSYHEVDHIAVTTRLSREEIDSWFLERRALRDNLEKALLNSMGSKRTDMADRRPRSHHQHAFLNGVHKQGLLMSPLPPIFAPSSFSGPLDRKALSLLKDVFVQTRWPSPEEYSRLEAQTGLARTDIVRWFKDSRLALRSGAVEWKELFHKLSGSELNGRLISEQPCGVTQPGQEWKMPRAECTKLSSQEIKDWFSNTLGQRRPEVGRNGGQNGGSVEECGGWMEEAVGVKARMASRELVSDTD; encoded by the coding sequence ATGTCCAGCCGAAGGAAGTCTTTCACTCCCTGCATGGTGTGTGTCAGCAATGTGCCAATGGACAGCCCTGTGGAGATGGATATTTTGGCTGATGAAGTCTTAGAGGACAGGCCCTCCTCTCTGCAGCCATCTTTAGATCTACATCAGGTGTCAGTGGGGGAGGTTGAGTCTGAGGATAGTCCTGTAGAAGGGCTAGAAGTGAGGATGGAAGAAGACAAGTCCCTTGCCCCACAGAAACAGCAAGGTAGGGACTACCAGTGTAAGTACTGCTCCTTCTCTACTCAGAACCTCAACGAATTCAAAGAGCATGTCTACTCTATACACCCTAATGTCATACTGAACCCTCTGTACCTCTGCGCCGTCTGCAACTTCAGCACTAAGAAGTTTGACTCCCTTACAGAACACAATGAATCACAGCATCCTGGAGAGTGCAATTTCAAGTTCAAACAGATTAAACTTGACAACCAGACCATCCTAGAGCAGACCATTGAGAGCGAGGGGGATTCAGTCTCTCTAGAAAGTAAGCACTTGCAAGATGATGACTGCTTTGACTTTTCACCCCCATACCCTTCATCCACACTAAATGCTGGAAACTGTCGACCAAATGTGGATGGCAAAGAAATCTTTAGTAATGGAAATGAGGTACAGAATCGTTTAGATAATCTATTGCTGAAAGATCAGATTACCGCAGTCAATGTTAATGGCACAATCATCATCCCGGAGCCCATGATCCTGCAGGGCCTCTCCCATGTCATGCCTCTATTGCAGCGTCCTCCCAATCTCAACTCAATTCCAACAATCGCTGTTCCCCTGAACTCAAGCAAGTACAATCCCTTGTTGGATAGCAACACTACCCTCATTGCGTCCTTCAACAAGTTCCCCTATCCCACCCATGCTGAGCTCTCGTGGCTCACTGCTGCGTCCAAACACCCAGAAGAGCAAATCAAGGTGTGGTTCACTACTCAGCGACTGAAGCAGGGAATCACCTGGTCGCCAGAAGAAGTGGAAGAAGCTCGAAAGAAGATGTTCAACGGCTGCATGCCACATGCTGATCAGACCTTCACCGTTTTGCCTACGCCTGTGAGCGAGTCAATCGCCACCAGTCAGTCTGTTGCACCAGCAGTCTCCTGCCACGTCATTAGACAGTCCAACCTGTCTATGGTGACCACCGCAAACGGGTCGCCTTCTACGTGTGCAACTGTCACTGTGACAACCGTTAATAGTATGCAGAATCTCAAGCGCTCCTTGGGAACGCCAGCGATGGCCCAGGAGGTCAAGCGTCCCATGATTCCCACAAACGAACCCAAAGATAAGCTCTGCATGGCACCCCCACCAGTCCCTCCCTTAGAGAGACTACCCATGGCTCCCCCTCCCATACCCCCAGATAATAAGAGATCCATGCCCCCACCTTTGATTCCCCCAGACATGAAGAGACCCATTGTCGCCCCTTACGTTATGCCGAAAGGGAAATTACCAATGGTGTTTCCACTTGTACCACCCAAAGATAAAATAACCATGGCCCCTCCTCCCCTTTTACCCAGAGATAAATTATCTATGGTGCCCCTGCTGTCCACAGATCTAAAGAGGTCTATGACTCCCCAACGGTTTAGGAACCAAGCATCTATCCCTTCGATAATTCCTAAAGATAAACTGTCACCTTTACCTACTGATCTGAACTTACCCTTGGTGCCCCCACTGGTGACTTCTGCTCATTTGAAGAGACCAACAATCATTCAAACGGCACGGGCTCCACATGTCGCCCCTCCCCTTGTTCCCACTTTCTCTCTGGAGAGTAGACCACTAGAGCCGACAACGGAGCAGAAACCCCCAGGCTCAGAGAGTCGACCCTCAGAGAGTCAGAATGGCAATGGAGTCCCCTATGGGGACGGTAATAATTGGTTTCTTGACCAGAGTGCACCGGCCCACAATGGTTCACAGCACTTTACCAGTGACTTTGCTCCAAAGGAGCGTCCAAAAGCGGTCCCGAATCAGTTCCCTCTCCTGGAAAGAGTGAAGGGCAAAACTGCTGAGCAGCTGAAGGTTTTAGAGGAGAGTTTTCAGAGGAATAGCTTCCCATCCTACCATGAGGTTGATCACATCGCAGTCACCACTAGACTCTCCAGAGAGGAGATCGACAGCTGGTTTTTGGAACGTCGAGCACTTCGAGACAACTTAGAAAAAGCCCTGTTGAATTCCATGGGCTCCAAGAGAACTGACATGGCAGACAGGAGACCACGTTCACATCACCAACATGCTTTCCTTAATGGCGTTCACAAACAAGGCCTACTCATGAGCCCGCTCCCCCCCATTTTTGCCCCATCTTCattctctgggcctctggacAGGAAGGCCCTCAGTCTCCTAAAAGATGTCTTTGTCCAAACACGGTGGCCTTCACCTGAGGAATATAGCCGTCTTGAGGCGCAGACGGGCTTGGCTCGTACTGATATCGTCCGGTGGTTCAAAGACAGTCGTCTGGCTCTTCGCAGTGGAGCTGTAGAATGGAAGGAGCTTTTCCACAAGCTGAGCGGCAGCGAGCTGAATGGCCGGCTGATCTCAGAGCAGCCCTGTGGCGTCACTCAGCCAGGCCAGGAATGGAAGATGCCTAGAGCAGAGTGCACCAAACTAAGCAGCCAAGAGATCAAAGACTGGTTCAGCAACACCCTGGGCCAGCGCAGGCCCGAAGTAGGGAGGAATGGAGGTCAGAATGGAGGCAGTGTAGAGGAGTGCGGGGGCTGGATGGAGGAAGCAGTAGGGGTGAAGGCCAGAATGGCGTCACGAGAGCTGGTCTCAGACACAGATTAG